The DNA sequence tatatgtttatattacaaatcacattttcctctatgacgcaaccaatttcagcacgctACACAATCccttcatattgactatgaacggactATGAAATagtttaaagcacgcgactgagagagtgagcgattgattgtatcttgtttaacgtcccgcatgagaatatttcactcatatgtagacgtcatcattgtcggtgaagtgctgtaaaatttaggcctatggtctTCGCTTACGGccgggaggaatctttatcgtaccacacctgctgtgacatgggacctcggtttttgcggtttgaTCCGAAGGAacatcccatttagtcgcctcctacgacaaaCACTGTGTATATgaaatttatgtagcaatattccattatcacttgcatatggtatttatatctctcgactgattcgatgtgcaagagcttgttctacttatggtcagttttttaatccACACAGGCTACTGACTatcaagttgatggtgcaggggttcacgcagtctcgtttaaaaccagcatttcgcaaattctatggtcgttataacgatctagtttgccaatacaacctattattgggtcaaatcctgtctgacgtgtttcataccgattgttaggtcgttcttggcatactaattttgactgcggataactccgtttacctgatcaggatatagggctcacggcgggtgtgactggtcggcaatggatacttactcctcctaggtacctgatcccacctggtATATCCatcggtccgtgtttgcccaactctctattctgcatagcttgtaggagttatgagattgatctttcTTCGTTATCCTAACCTTTCATTTAGGTGAGAGGTTCTGGCTATGTGATAGCTGATATGCTTCGTCAGATTACAAACAGTTTGCCATAGCAGTTGTATAACTGTTGACATCGTATCTACTTATATTTGCATCTGTAACTGATCATGATAGAAACATGCAATATTCAATtttggaatcagagtggtgtttaacaaagtaggTTTTTGGATAACTGATTACTAGagatgaatatttccgttttccatttttgttgaagaagcaactctCTATGATCTCAAAAAGTGTAGTCTTTCATTTATCATGAGAAATGGATGTGtacagtgttgaaaagtcatacgttttgatgttgttgatttaagaaaggttttgtgatttcgaatttactaaaatttctttagaatgttttcacatttgatttacacgacttctggtatatgtagtcgtACAGTACCTTTaacgtttctccttcacagctgttaatatttttgtgtggAGCAAAGACAGGGGcctggtagaacatttactggatccagcgatATATCGTTGTTtgtaaggttttttttaaaatgaagtttaggaatccagtataggtactgtaactcatattcatctgACCCATTATCTAGGATAttgaatgtgtctaaaactgaagcatggctttgaagaatttcatcttttgaaagggcatttggagtataagtacgataaATCTAAAGCATACAACAGATATACATTGTCTCCCCATGCTAAGCAAAGAATATGAGGTAAGGATATGAAACATTCCACACACTATGCGTTTACTCTATCACTGCAATATGTATGTACGAATTTCAGCATGAAGTTAAAGTCTGTTTCAGTGAGGTGCCATCGTCCATCTTCCAACAACTCGGTTAAAAATGCAAAGTAAGCACTAGATGCAGTTCGCAGAGTATTTCCGACACTATATCTTCCGCCAACACCAATAGAAATGACAGTGATTTTTTCATTTGTCAATTTTTCTGTTGCTTCGATGGAACCTGTAGAATTCCTGTCATATCCTGTGTAGGTGTGGATGACATACTTCCGAGAATTTTTTCTGCCTccattatttaaagataaagCTACAGACGAAATAAAACTGAGAGATTTTGCAACATCAGGAGTAGAATTCTTCGTAGAGATGAAATCCTGTTGGGAATTTAAGAACATTCCAGCAAATACATTGATATCGTTCGTGTAGTTGAGTTTGATCATGAGTGTAGGGTCAGAAGAAATATGGACTCCACCGATTTGAAGTTCGTCCTTGCTAAGATTGAATATCTGTAATTTTTGTAATATCACACTGAATAGTGCGATGCTAGAGGAAAAGGTAGTTGGGTGCTGAGATGAGGATGTGTCGAGAGCCAAAATAAGATCGATAGATCTTTGTTCACTGCATGCTAtggagaaagaaaatatttgatgGTGACAGTGTAACAATGTAACATACTCTGTTTAGGAACTTTTTGAACTTTTACATTTTGATGAATATAAGAGGAATTATGTCTTTAAGAATTGCATAGAGGTTATTTGAATGGTAGAAATGGCATTAGTTTATAAACATACCAGAACACTTGTCATTAGTTAACTTCTTAAACACATGATGCAAAGCGTCCATGTTAAGATGGCTGAACACATTCTTTCCGTTTCCATCACTAGATAGTCTACGAAGACCTTCATGTCGTACATCGCCACCAAATGTGATCAAAAGCACGTCATTCCATGGAATGGAAGTGTGCATGTGATACCGTAGAGAGGTCATGGCATTGACAGACATTGCTAAGTTACTAGGCATTCCATCAGTAAGAAAAAGGACAAACTGCGATGTATATTTCTTCGCGTGCAAAATTTCCTTCACCTTTTGACAAGCCTTTGCAATATCTGTTGTTCCGTTTATGAATGAGATGTTTGAGATCTTGTCAATGATCGCAGTACTTATGTTTACTGATCCCAGGGGAATATCGACAATCGTCTCTGTTCCATATGATATAACTgctatttcaaatttttcattagataatgttattgttttgataattttgacaaTGAATTGTAACTGTTGTTCAAACACATTTCCAATGGTACTGAATGAGGAATCTACAGCAAAAACTATCTGTGCTTGGGCTGTTTTGCATAGATCTGAAAGTGCAAATAGCTAAATGTATAAATACGTTCACAATGGCAAGACAAATCAACTATATTTCAAATCGCAAATCCTCAAATATTTCACAATTACGCAATACTTTCAAAACTCAATGTAGAACATAATTAATTACCGATTCCACATAACGGTCCATCCCAGTCATTAACACATTCACAGTAGAACGATCCAGGAGAATTCACACATGACCCGTTGTTCATGCAAGGACTAGACAAGCATtcgtttatttcttttaaagaaaaaatgcgTTAAACAATACGGGGCATAAGCATCAACAAGtgaaacaagaggtccatggcccacatcgctcacctgattcacTTTGGCtcaaatttaaagatttttcctattagcatgtaaaactttgatccttattgcggccccaacctactcccagggaccatgatttttacaaacttcaatttgcAGGAAGCTgttgtgcaaatgtaaacttctttagcctAATGGTTCTTCAGGagaaatgtttttaaagattttttctatttattagttataaaaaaaactttgattccctattgttgccccatccgaaccccaggggtcatgagtttcacaaaattgaacctacactatgtcaggaagctttaatataaatctcagtttttctagcatagtggttcttgagaagatgattttgaaagattttcccgttatatttgtatgtaaaactttgatcccctattgtctcCTCATCTTACTCCCgaggtcatggttttaacaactttgaatctgcactatgtcagaaagctttaatgtaaatttccactttcccggcccagtagtttttgagaagaagatttgtaaagatttttcctatgtatttgtatgtaatactttgatcccctattgtcgcctcatcttacctccaggggccatggtgttaacaatcttgaatctgcactatgtcaggaagctttcaggtaaatgtcagctcttctggtccggtagttctagagaagaagatttttaaatgatcccaccctatttttgcatttttgtgattatctcccctttgaagggggcatggcccttcatttgaacaaacttgtaatcccttcacccaagaatgcttttgggaaagtttggttataattggtccagtggttctggagaagaagtcgaaagtgTAAAAAGTTtgcagacggacagacgacggacaacagatGATCAGAAAccctcacttgagctttcagctcaggtgagctgaaacctaacagtgatcaatctgaaaAAATCCTTTACAAGACAAAATTAAAGTAactccaccctcctgtgatgtcaacagataaatgttgttaaaaaatcttgttaaacgtaaaatatttgaaaagtctAATTGGTATATGAATAATAgaatatatgtttaaaaatatcaaatccaAGAGCAGTAACTCTgtttttatgtatttctttatcaagtccataatgcagtagatttccttcattttttagacatttctttatatttttataacgAAACAGTTTCATGATATTGTTAGgatactattatatcgttataaccagTTTTGGGGAAATGTTGAGAACGTTGTCTAGGaaatattgcaattttctgacattgataTATGATTCTATTTCTGTATGTCTCGCATCATAAAAAGTGCGATGAACAATATATTTAATCTGATCATTTATCTGTTTTaacaaatggaaataaatacactttctatACCTTTATCAGATAAAAATGCCAGTATGAAGTCGCCTTAAGTGAAGGACAAATAcaacccctggacaaaccagaggtgggatcaagtgtctagaaggagtacgcatccccttaTGTAGTAATTTACTTACCCAGTTCACACAAGACGCCGGTAAACCCAGAATCACAACTGCAATTAAACCCTCCATCAAAATTAAAGCAGGAACCATTAACACAGAGTCCCGGATATGGTCTGCACTCATTCACGTCTGGTAcacaaaatacagaaaaataatcagctatatttacatttactttttaattctttagtaaaaaaaaaatgtttagaaaattttaatgatatttgctTACAACTTTAAAGACCAAATCACTAAACTCTGATAGGTGTATGAACACTCTTATGGCGTCTACCTCTCAGCCCGATGAAGACAACCTCAATGTACTTAATTCCATGCCTAGAGAAGTAAATCTTACCtctagtatgaaaggtgaagataagaacagtgatcaatttcagtATGTGAAATGTCACCAACCAAACACAAGTgggatttttaaacaattcctCATTCAGTAATTGTACTTTGAAATCTTGGTCGACTACCACCGGTTCACTAAtttatagttattattattttttcagcaTTGCGAACTCTTTTTTTCGTTTAATAAGTGTCACCAGATGTGGTGTCCCGTCAATCGCTACTTACCCAAAGGATTATGTGAGAAATTtaagatatagataaaaatgcacacattaaaaacgtttttaaaatatatgcaatTATTTGTTATGTTTTAAACGTTTAGTTGCATAACTGCAACGGTGTGTGCAAACAAATTTTCACAAGGCGTTAAAGCGCATGTTTCAATTTATACGCATACATATGCCTATCTTTCAAAAATTAATGATTCATTGCTTCAATATTGacagaaattaatttcaacacaAATTACCTTCATCACAGGTTAGCCCTGTCCAGTTTGATGTACAGTTACAGTAGAAAGAACCTTTTGTATTTGTGCAGTTTCCACCATTTCTACACGGCTTCCATTCTACGCATTCATCAATATCTATGAAAAGGATCAATACAAACTAAGAAAAACAATAGGATAAATAAAGTTGTTTAATAGAGATTAACGTAGAGTTTCTTTCATTAGACTAATTATctgaatgaaatgtgaagataacgaactgtgatcaatcccATGACTCCcatatcaaatacaaaatagatagtaggaCAAttacggatccctggacacaccagaagtggtatcaggtgcttaggaggagtaagcatcctttgtCGACCGGTAATATATTATCAATCACAAAAATTGATAATGATGTCTTAGTCCCTAACGCCTAGAGCAACTTTACAAAGGTCAGTCTATCTATCATGAAactttttgatatataaaatcaatctatctatctatgctGATCATTCCCATCAAAAcataaaaccaaacaaacaaaaaaacgaGAGGAGATATGTTATCAGTCGTAAAACCTGCCTCCATCACAGTTGGTTCCTTGATTTCCAGGCATACAGTGACACTTATATCCGCCACACGTGTTTTCACAGGTTCCGCCATTTTGACAAATACCGGGCGTCGTTATACACTCGTTGATATctgaaaaaatatcatatatactgtataacaaCACTATTTGTACCTTCCCaaacaatgtgattattttTCACAGTCAGATATTCACCTTCTTCGCAATGAGATCCAGTGAAAAACTGGTTACAATGACAAAGGAAAGATCCTTGTGTGTTGATGCAAGTGCCATTGTTGAGGCATCCATACTTTAAGCATTCATTGAAATCTATAACAAAAGATCCTAAACATTTGTGTGTTCAAAGTATTAACATAGGTGGACAAGAGCATATTTTGTCGGTGACAAATGAAAAGATAATCCTTACAGCTCTTTATTAAGCTAAGTCTAAATATGATAAAAACGTGACTAATCGATGAAGCACGAACGACGTTTAGATAGTATTGGCACTTAACATAATTTACACAAACTAAAAGCACGGGTAAAAGTTCCGGGAAAATCCTTCGCCAAGTCGATTTAGAAATGTtaatcaatttttgaaatgttcGTCTTTCTTTTCTTGTTAATGTTCATTTTGTGATAGTGACATATATATGCATATGAAGAACGAAAATGGTATTATAAAATATTACCCTGTTGACAATTTTCTCCAATCCACCCAGGAACACAGACGCATATGTAGCTACCAACTGTGTTTATACAGCTTCCATTATTTTCACATGGAATTCGCAAGCACTCGTCAACGTCTTCcagatataaaataaaagacTACTGTAGTGAAACTCGTAGATATATACTTTACAAACAGAATTATTACCGCACCCGTGTGTTACAGATCACAAAAACAAAGAGTTTGGAATACTTGTTCGTATTTTAGGCAGTTAAAATATTACTTATAACCCAAGACAAAGCTATAAATAGACCTGTGTCGCAAAGACGCCCGGAATACCCTTCAGGACATACACAATGGAACTGTCCAGCCATATTGATGCATACGCCATTGTTGGTGCAAGGGTTGATACTACACTCATCAAAGTCTGAAAATTTAGCAATGAATTAATGTAAAGTTTACCATCATAGTATATAACAATAATATTCAGGACACAGTTCAAATCACCTCTTTCACAGAACTCTCCATCTACACCCGATGAACAATTGCAGTTAAAGGAACCATTGGTATTCAAACAGACACCCTTGGATCCACAAATGTCCCACGTGCATTCGTCGATGTCTGTTTAAAATATAGAAGTAATACATATGATACACAATATACATTCTACTTTGCATTCATTAAGAAGACGGAAAGTTTTTTTCAACAGTATCATAAGCAACACAATATGTTTACCTTCTTCGCATAATAATCCCGTCCATCGTTCTGGACATGAACAGCTAGTATTGCCAGGTAAAGAGAAGCAGGTTCCATTGTTCATGCAAGGATTCGATGAACATTTGTCAGTCACtagtttttgttcaaaataaaatgtatatttagaaCAGAAAAGGAAAATGGAGTATAATAAGAACTACACGGTAAAACCCTTTTAAACACGGTTACCATTGGAACAGTTAGGTCCAGCATATCCATCGCTACAGTCGCAATGAAAACTCCCTACAGTGTTTATACAGAGTCCTTCTTGACAGGGAAGGTAGGCGCATTCATCCACATCTTTAGAAGATAACATTcgtataatttaaaaaaaaaaaaaacaaatattaccATGGCAAGAtagaaatacaaatgtaaaatcGACACTGTAAATAGTGAATACGTGCTTTTTCAATTTAATGTATATTGAAGAATGACGAAACTCTTAAATTTGTTCTTCCTTTAAATGATTCACTGAACATGCGCAATGAGAATATTTTGTCAATTTAATAACAATTATGTTTTGCTATTGGTTTTAATAGTTTAACACTTCtgaatttacatacatgtacatcatttggTACCAgacaaatatttttgtttaaaaatcgAATCCAAACATTACCAAAAGGTACCTATAAAATACATACCGATGTCACACATGTCTCCCTCATACCCATCAGGACAAAGACATGAAAAATTGCCAGGGTATGGCTGACTTGCACACGTTCCATTGTTATAACAAGTGGCATTTTCACAGTTATTTTGTACTGCAACATAAGAGaactatgatgtcaaaattataaAATCACAACTTATAGTTAACTACCTGAATCGACATCACGATAAAATACTTTACTTTCgcagattgtttttttttttttcttgtggtttgaaaaaaaaacatgtcgATTAATTTCCATTTCATGTTTGATGAGTTTTGATTactatgtatatgtaatttcaCATTCTCCTTTTGGTGAGGGACTTCAATTCAATgacatttctatttcataattaCAACGCTTATAGTTAGTCACctacaaaaattatcaattctCAATTGCTGTACAATACCTATATCACAGTTTCTCCCCTTCCATGAAGGAGAACAGATGCAGTCATAAGAGTCATTGTTGTTTGGTATACACAACCCACCATTCATGCAAGGAGATGACAGACAAGAATCTGCAGATACATTCATAACAAATAGAAAATATCTGCtgttttctttcattctttAAGAATAATGCAATTGTATAAGACATACCGTTGCTGCAGTTCATGGTAATATTACCACAGATGCAATGAAAACCACCAAATGTATTCAcacatgtaaaattttcatGGCAAGGAGAATCTACGCATTCGTCAATATCTACAATAAACATAACAAGTACAGGTAAAACTTAATCTACTAACATGTCTAAAATCTCGTCGATATGTTTAACGGGGTATTACCTTTCGTACAATTTTCTCCTTGAAATCCTACTGAGCAGGCACAAACTGGGTCATTTTCAACTAGAACACAAATTCCATTGTTTTCGCATGATTTCTCATCACAGATtcctataaatatattttaaacaatttaatgAAATTTACTATAATTTGGGGGGGGTGCAAATTCAAGTCAAAATATACCGTCCGACAATTTGCACcaatagattttattcatataacgACAAAGTACTCTTGGGAAATAGTGACATTGTTTcc is a window from the Ostrea edulis chromosome 5, xbOstEdul1.1, whole genome shotgun sequence genome containing:
- the LOC125652946 gene encoding fibropellin-1-like isoform X1, with the translated sequence MCGCPTGWTGTVCEKDVDECNGSPCNNGTCNNTGGSNYCQCRTGFDDPSCTSDIDECASSPCQNGGVCRNEVGGYKCICSHTLGYTGLHCDEDIDECTNFTPCLNNGTCLNQHGSFSCNCPSIHKGDFCQFETDSCDSNPCVNNGTCRLVNGSFACRCSSRYEGKHCEIVVNECGDNPCHNNGTCVSGYDSFVCQCLPGYTGRYCIEDVNECTSVPCKNNGLCVNRKGGFNCVCQNGYKGQTCENGICDEKSCENNGICVLVENDPVCACSVGFQGENCTKDIDECVDSPCHENFTCVNTFGGFHCICGNITMNCSNDSCLSSPCMNGGLCIPNNNDSYDCICSPSWKGRNCDIVQNNCENATCYNNGTCASQPYPGNFSCLCPDGYEGDMCDIDVDECAYLPCQEGLCINTVGSFHCDCSDGYAGPNCSNVTDKCSSNPCMNNGTCFSLPGNTSCSCPERWTGLLCEEDIDECTWDICGSKGVCLNTNGSFNCNCSSGVDGEFCERDFDECSINPCTNNGVCINMAGQFHCVCPEGYSGRLCDTDVDECLRIPCENNGSCINTVGSYICVCVPGWIGENCQQDFNECLKYGCLNNGTCINTQGSFLCHCNQFFTGSHCEEDINECITTPGICQNGGTCENTCGGYKCHCMPGNQGTNCDGDIDECVEWKPCRNGGNCTNTKGSFYCNCTSNWTGLTCDEDVNECRPYPGLCVNGSCFNFDGGFNCSCDSGFTGVLCELEINECLSSPCMNNGSCVNSPGSFYCECVNDWDGPLCGIDLCKTAQAQIVFAVDSSFSTIGNVFEQQLQFIVKIIKTITLSNEKFEIAVISYGTETIVDIPLGSVNISTAIIDKISNISFINGTTDIAKACQKVKEILHAKKYTSQFVLFLTDGMPSNLAMSVNAMTSLRYHMHTSIPWNDVLLITFGGDVRHEGLRRLSSDGNGKNVFSHLNMDALHHVFKKLTNDKCSACSEQRSIDLILALDTSSSQHPTTFSSSIALFSVILQKLQIFNLSKDELQIGGVHISSDPTLMIKLNYTNDINVFAGMFLNSQQDFISTKNSTPDVAKSLSFISSVALSLNNGGRKNSRKYVIHTYTGYDRNSTGSIEATEKLTNEKITVISIGVGGRYSVGNTLRTASSAYFAFLTELLEDGRWHLTETDFNFMLKFVHTYCSDRVNA
- the LOC125652946 gene encoding fibropellin-1-like isoform X2, producing the protein MCGCPTGWTGTVCEKDVDECNGSPCNNGTCNNTGGSNYCQCRTGFDDPSCTSDIDECASSPCQNGGVCRNEVGGYKCICSHTLGYTGLHCDEDIDECTNFTPCLNNGTCLNQHGSFSCNCPSIHKGDFCQFETDSCDSNPCVNNGTCRLVNGSFACRCSSRYEGKHCEIVVNECGDNPCHNNGTCVSGYDSFVCQCLPGYTGRYCIEDVNECTSVPCKNNGLCVNRKGGFNCVCQNGYKGQTCENGICDEKSCENNGICVLVENDPVCACSVGFQGENCTKDIDECVDSPCHENFTCVNTFGGFHCICGNITMNCSNDSCLSSPCMNGGLCIPNNNDSYDCICSPSWKGRNCDIVQNNCENATCYNNGTCASQPYPGNFSCLCPDGYEGDMCDIDVDECAYLPCQEGLCINTVGSFHCDCSDGYAGPNCSNVTDKCSSNPCMNNGTCFSLPGNTSCSCPERWTGLLCEEDIDECTWDICGSKGVCLNTNGSFNCNCSSGVDGEFCERDFDECSINPCTNNGVCINMAGQFHCVCPEGYSGRLCDTDVDECLRIPCENNGSCINTVGSYICVCVPGWIGENCQQDFNECLKYGCLNNGTCINTQGSFLCHCNQFFTGSHCEEDINECITTPGICQNGGTCENTCGGYKCHCMPGNQGTNCDGDIDECVEWKPCRNGGNCTNTKGSFYCNCTSNWTGLTCDEDVNECRPYPGLCVNGSCFNFDGGFNCSCDSGFTGVLCELELPDQKS